From one Hirundo rustica isolate bHirRus1 chromosome 8, bHirRus1.pri.v3, whole genome shotgun sequence genomic stretch:
- the RRP12 gene encoding RRP12-like protein, producing MAAGAGSGNGAPGAAARGAGSSMARSGRLRSGAAAKLKRWRKGHSSDSNPESRQHRLAARSRFCSRPAEKSNLTVDAVKLHNELQSGSLRLERASDSAQFRMEEDNAEEAATEKSSGTFLSGLSDCTNVTFSKVQRFWESNSAAHKEICAVLAAVTEVIRSRGGKETETEYFAALMTTLEAVESPESLSAVAYLLNLVLKRVPSPVLIKKFSDASKAFVSIMSSQACSSSTSALRWVLSCLATLLRKQDLAAWSYPVTLQVYHGLLSFCVHTKPKVRKAAQYGVCSVLRGSEFMFGDAAPEHHPAAPSTAKFCVQEIEKAGGAKEATTTLHVLALLRDVLPCFPAAVVKTCCETLLRVMTLSHVLVTACAMQAFHSLFSAQASVACLPAELNAQIITALYDYVPSTSDLQPLLTWLSTMERAHINLGRLQKDLCWAHLPRLFSAAVNCFLSPHSQVVSEAAQTLETLLNECIAPHMEDVGTVSASAPAPAAYLCKMFRSVEEGLTYRFHAAWGEVLRVLEVFFETCGKQCHPIMRKCLQSLCDLRLSPHFPYTAEVDQAVGAAVSTMGPEVLLEAVPLEINGKEETLDFPRSWLLPVLRDNVQDARLGFFTSYFLPLAATLKSRALEFTQAGKSVEAKIYDTLQWQVWTLLPGFCTRPTDVLGAFKGLARTLGMAISERPDLRPTVCQALRTLIHKGCRTDAERVEVGRFAKNFLPILFNVYSQPEEDGGTSAQRRSVLDTVRAYLTITDPQMVCGFLERANAKLTSPESSEFTRLSILDLVVAMAPYADEQSLDSLYRTIQPSLQSKERSMQKKAYRVLEEVCAAPHAPCQAFVHSHLQDLQAVLLDSLKSAASPAKRPRLKCLFHIVKQLSAEHEPFVTALVPEVILCTKEVSVGARKNAFMLLVEMGHAFIRFGPTPEEAMERFLLLIYVGLTGSVTMISCTVLALTRLFFEFKDHLEFSVVEQLLQNICLLLASRTRDVVKAALGFLKVTLLLVDTKLLAKHVQTMLEAVGNLSDDMRRHFRMNLRNLFIKFIRKFGFELVKGLLPAEYHKVLVNIRKAESRNRKQRALKKAAADMDEEEAPPPPQPRGDSMEEILADSEDEEEEEEGRHRSKEWRKQARQKGQAWLKEGEDDEPLNFLDPNVSQRVLATKPGPKRSRGVSHDFQMSEDGRLIIHEEEEELDDDEAKGADEEMADVLQDVGLRSKKSQKRRFREEPDDEEADAGTCSQYRAGGSGIHRPVKKEPAFGAEYRSKKGKGDVKKKGQLDPYAYIPLNRAKLNRRKRAKMQGQFKGLMKGAQRGAKAGRRNRLKSQRS from the exons ATGGCGGCTGGCGCCGGAAGCGGAAATGGGGCGCCGGGCGCGGCCGCACGTGGAGCCGGGTCCAGCATGGCGCGGAGCGGGAGGCTCCGCTCGGGGGCCGCGGCTAAGCTGAAGCGCTGGCGGAAGGGCCACAGCAGCGACTCCAACCCCGAGAGCCGCCAGCATCGTCTGGCCGCCCGCAGCCGCTTCTGCAGCCGGCCGGCGG AGAAAAGTAACTTGACGGTGGATGCAGTGAAGCTGCACAATGAGCTGCAGTCGGGGTCCCTGCGTCTGGAGCGGGCGAGTGACAGTGCTCAGTTCCGTatggaggaggacaatgctgaaGAGGCTGCCACAGAGAAGTCCTCTGGCACCTTCCTGAGTGGGCTGAGCGACTGCACTAACGTCACCTTCAGCAAGGTGCAGCGCTTCTGGGAATCCAACTCTGCTGCTCACAAAGAG ATCTGTGCAGTGCTGGCGGCTGTGACGGAGGTGATCCGCTCCCGGGGCGGCAAGGAGACTGAGACAGAATACTTTGCTGCACTG ATGACTACACTGGAGGCAGTGGAGTCCCCTGAGTCGCTGTCTGCTGTTGCCTACCTGCTTAACCTTGTCCTAAAGCG GGTCCCAAGTCCTGTTCTTATTAAAAAGTTCTCAGATGCCTCAAAAGCCTTTGTGAGTATCATGTCCTCACaggcctgcagcagctccacctctgccctgcgatGG GTCCTCTCCTGCCTGGCCACACTGCTACGGAAGCAAGACTTGGCAGCTTGGAGCTACCCCGTCACCCTGCAGGTCTATCATGGCTTGCTGAGCTTTTGTGTTCATACCAAGCCCAAG GTGCGGAAAGCAGCACAGTATGGCGTGTGCTCTGTCCTGAGGGGCAGCGAGTTCATGTTTGGTGATGCAGCGCCTGAGCATCACCCTGCAGCACCTTCCACTGCCAAGTTCTGTGTGCAGGAGATTGAAAAAGCTGGAG GTGCCAAGGAGGCCACCACCACCCTGCATGTCCTTGCCTTGCTGCGGGATGTGCTgccctgcttccctgcagctgtggtGAAGACCTGCTGTGAGACCTTGCTCCGAGTCATGACCCTCAGCCACGTG CTGGTGACAGCGTGTGCCATGCAAGCTTTCCACAGCCTCTTCAGCGCCCAGGCCAGCGTGGCCTGTCTGCCAGCTGAGCTCAATGCCCAGATCATCACT GCTCTCTATGACTATGTCCCCAGCACAAGTGACCTGCAGCCGCTGCTGACCTGGCTGTCCACCATGGAGCGGGCACACATCAACCTGGGCAG gctgcagaAGGACCTGTGCTGGGCTCACCTGCCGCGGCTCTTCTCTGCTGCCGTGAACTGCTTCCTCTCCCCACACTCCCAAGTGGTGTCAGAAGCAGCACAGACCCTGGAG ACCCTCCTGAATGAGTGCATTGCTCCCCACATGGAGGATGTGGGCACTGTGTCAGCatctgccccagcccctgctgcctaCCTGTGCAAGATGTTCAG ATCAGTGGAGGAAGGGCTGACATATCGTTTCCATGCAGCGTGGGGTGAAGTTCTGCGAGTATTGGAAGTCTTCTTCGAGACATGTGGGAAGCAGTGCCATCCCATCATGAGGAAG TGTCTCCAGTCCCTGTGTGACCTGCGTCTCTCCCCACACTTTCCCTACACTGCCGAAGTGGACCAGGCAGTGGGGGCTGCTGTGAGCACCATGGGTCCCGAGGTGCTACTGGAAGCTGTGCCCCTGGAGATCAATGGCAAGGA GGAGACACTGGATTTCCCCCGGAGCTGGCTTCTGCCAGTGCTGCGGGACAACGTGCAGGATGCACGGCTTGGCTTCTTCACCAGTTACTTTTTGCCTTTGGCGGCCACCCTGAAAAGCAGAG ctctggagtttACCCAGGCTGGGAAGAGTGTGGAGGCCAAGATCTATGACACGCTGCAGTGGCAG GTCTGGACTCTGCTGCCTGGCTTCTGCACCCGTCCCACAGATGTACTGGGGGCCTTCAAGGGGCTGGCCCGCACCCTGGGCATGGCCATCAGCGAGCGCCCAGATCTCCGCCCCACTGTGTGCCAGGCCTTGCGCACCCTCATCCACAAAGGCTGCAGGACAG ATGCAGAGCGGGTAGAAGTGGGTCGCTTTGCCAAAAATTTCCTGCCCATCCTGTTCAACGTGTACAGCCAACCTGAGGAGGATGGAGGCACAAGTGCTCAGCGCCGCTCTGTGCTGGACACTGTCCGTGCTTACCTGACCATCACAGATCCTCAG ATGGTGTGTGGATTCCTGGAGAGAGCCAATGCAAAGCTGACCAGTCCTGAGAGTTCCGAGTTCACCAG ACTCTCCATCCTGGACCTGGTAGTAGCAATGGCACCCTATGCTGATGAGCAGTCCCTGGACTCCCTGTACCGTACCATCCAGCCTTCCCTCCAG agcaaaGAGCGCAGCATGCAGAAGAAGGCGTATCGTGTGCTGGAGGAGGTGTGTGCTGCTCCCCACGCTCCCTGCCAGGCCTTTGTCCACTCCCACCTCCAGGacctgcaggcagtgctgctggactCGCTCAAGAGTGCAGCATCCCCGGCCAAGAGG CCCCGGCTGAAATGCTTGTTCCACATTGTGAAGCAGCTGTCTGCAGAGCACGAGCCTTttgtcactgccctggtcccaGAG GTCATCCTATGCACCAAGGAGGTGTCAGTGGGGGCCCGCAAGAACGCCTTCATGCTGCTTGTGGAGATGGGGCATGCTTTCATCCGCTTTGGACCCACCCCTGAAG AGGCTATGGAGCGGTTCCTGCTCCTGATCTACGTGGGGCTCACAGGCTCAGTCACCATGATCAGCTGCACTGTGCTGGCGCTGACCCGCCTGTTCTTTGAGTTCAAag ATCACCTGGAGTTCAGTGTggtggagcagctcctgcagaacaTCTGCCTGTTGCTGGCCTCCCGCACGCGGGATGTGGTCAAGGCAGCCCTGGGATTCCTGAAGGTCACGCTGCTGCTGGTGGACACCAAGCTCCTGGCCAAGCATGTCCAGACGATG CTGGAGGCTGTGGGGAACCTTTCAGATGACATGAGGCGCCACTTCCGTATGAATCTGCGAAACCTCTTCATCAAGTTCATCCGCAAATTCGG GTTTGAGCTGGTGaaggggctgctgccagccGAGTACCATAAGGTGCTGGTGAACATCCGCAAGGCGGAATCCCGGAACCGCAAGCAGCGTGCCCTGAAGAAGGCAGCTGCGGATATGGATGAGGAGGaggcaccaccaccaccacagcccaGAGGAGACAG TATGGAGGAAATCCTGGCTGACtcagaggatgaggaggaggaagaggaggggcgGCATCGGAGCAAGGAGTGGAGGAAGCAAGCACGGCAGAAAGGCCAGGCATGGCTCAAGGAAGGGGAAGATGATGAGCCCCTCAACTTCCTGGACCCCAATGTGTCCCAGCGGGTGTTGG CCACCAAGCCAGGCCCCAAGCGGTCCAGAGGAGTGAGCCATGATTTCCAGATGTCTGAGGACGGACGCCTGATCATCcatgaagaggaagaggagctggatgATGATGAAGCCAAAG GAGCAGACGAGGAGATGGCAGATGTGCTGCAAGATGTGGGACTCCGCAGT AAGAAGAGTCAGAAGCGTCGGTTCAGAGAGGAGCCAGACGATGAGGAAGCTGATGCCGGAACCTGTTCTCAATATAGAG ctggaGGCTCTGGGATCCATCGGCCGGTGAAAAAGGAGCCAGCCTTCGGTGCAGAGTACAGATCCAAG aaagGTAAAGGTGATGTGAAGAAGAAGGGCCAACTCGACCCCTATGCCTACATCCCCCTGAACAGAGCTAAACTCAACAGAAG GAAGCGGGCGAAAATGCAGGGCCAGTTCAAAGGCCTGATGAAGGGAGCCCAGCGCGGGGCCAAGGCCGGCCGCAGGAACCGTCTCAAGTCCCAGCGCTCCTGA